The Streptomyces nigra genome includes the window GTAGAGATGACCACACGGGAGGCCATCCGCCCATGCGGGGCGCTCACCGCCGGGTGCACCGCCCACCGGCCTCCTGACCACGACCGCAGAGGGCGCCCGCAGTCCCGAAGGCCGCCCCACCGTCCTGTGTTGTCAGTGGCGGTTGGTAGAACTGCGGCATCACGGATCGCACACCCTTTCTTCCAGGAGCAGCCGCATGACCATCGGTGACCACCTGCACGAGTTGTACCGGCTGCCCGCTCACGCCTTCCCGGGCCCTGGCACCCCGGCCGGCCCTCTGCCCGAGCCGGACTCCGTCGCCTGGCGGATCTCCGCGGACGTGTACGACTCCGAGGAGAGCTGGACCGCGGCGTTCACCCGCTTCTGCGAGACCGTCGACACCACCCGGGTGCGCGCCCTGATCGTCGGCGCCTGGGAGGAGGCCTACGAGTCCGACCCCTCCGAGGTCATCGAGGCCCTGCTGGCCGCCCGCGACCGGCTGCCCGCGCTGCGCGCCCTGTTCCTGGGCGACATGGTGATGGAGGAGTGCGAGATCTCCTGGATCAACCAGACCGATGTCGCACCGCTCCTGACCGGCTTCCCCGCCCTGGAGGAGTTCGGCGTGCGCGGCGGCTCGGGCCTCGGCTTCACCGTCGGGCAGCACTCCGCGCTGCGCCGTCTCGTCGTGGAGACCGGCGGCCTGCCCGCGTCGGTGGTGCGCGGCATCGGCGCCGGCGACCTGCCCGCGCTGGAGCACCTCGACCTGTGGCTGGGCACGCCCGACTACGGCGGCGACAGCGAAGCCGCCGACCTGGAGCCGATCCTGTCCGGTGCCCGGCTGCCGCGCCTGCGCCATCTGGCCCTGCGCAACAGCGAGATGCAGGACGCGGTGGCCGCGGCCGTCGCCGCCGCCCCCGTCGTGGCCCGCCTGGAGGTCCTGGACCTGTCCATGGGCGTGCTGACCGACGAGGGCGCGGAGGCGCTGCTGAGCGGTCAGCCGCTGACCCATCTGAAGAAGCTCGACCTGCACCACCACTACCTGAGCGCGGCCTTCGAGAAGCGGGTGCGGCAGGCGCTGGAGCCGGCCGGTGTGGAGGTCGACCTCGACCGCGACGACGCGGAGGAGGAGACCGAGGAGGGCGGCACTGTCTGGCGCTACGTCTCCGTCGGCGAGTGAGCACGGACGGCCCCGTCCCGGGGCAGCGGGGGACGACGGGTACCACGGGGGTGGCGGCCGGTGTGCGCTTCGCGGTGGTCGGCAATCCCGGCAACCGCCGCGTGACGCTGTTCGCCGACGCGGTGCGCGCGGCGGGCCTGCCCGGCCCCCGCGTGGTGCCGTGGACGGACGTCCTGCGCCGGGGAGGCGCCCGCTTCGCCCCCGGCGAGATCGTCCGCGTCGACTCCCCCGGTGAGGATCCCGAGGTGGACCGCATGCTGCGGGGCGCTGCGGAACCCACCCGGGTGGAGGGATCGGCGCGTTGGTACGCCGGGTTCACGGCCGCGCTGCGCAGTCTGCGCGGCGGCGTCCGACTGGACGACCCGGACGAGGTGTCCGTGCTGTTCGACAAGCGCCGCTGCCACGCGGTTCTGGACGCGGCGGGCGTGCCGGTGCCCTTCTCCCCCACCTCCGGACCGGACGGCGCCCCGGTGCGCGGCTGGGACGACGTGCGGACGCTGATGCGTACCCACCGGATGGCGCGGCTGTTCGTCAAACCCGCCCACGGGTCGTCGGCGTCCGGAGTCCTCGCCGTGGAGGCGGGCGGCGGCCGGATCAGGGCGACCACGTCCGTCGAGGTGACCGCGGACGGCCGGCTGTACAACTCCCTGAGGCTGCGCCGCTACGAGGACGAGCGGGACGTCGCCGCCGTCGTCGACGCCCTCGCCCCGGACGGCCTGCACCTGGAGCGGTGGGTGCCCAAGGCGTCCCAGCAGGGCCGCGCGACCGACTTCCGGGTGGTCGTGGTGGCCGGCCGGGCCACGCACGCCGTGGTGCGCACCAGCCGTTCGCCCCTGACCAACCTCCATCTGGGCGGTCGCCGCGGCGACCTCGACGCGGCCCGTGCGGCCGTCGTGGCGGCGGGCGGCCGCTGGAGCGAGGTGCTGGAGGTCTGCGAGCGGGCGGCCGCGTGTTTTCCGCGCACCCTGTGCGTCGGCGTCGACCTGCTGCCGGCCGTCGGCTGGCGCCGGATGGTCGTGGGCGAGGTCAACGCCTTCGGCGATCTGCTGCCCGGTCTCACCGGCCTGCCCGGCAGCGGCGCGGAGGGCCTGGACACCTACGGCGCACAGGTCGCGGCGGTGCTGCGCGGACCCGCCCGCCCCGAGGTCCCCCGGTCGGCGGCAGCTGCGGCCTCCTCACTGCACGGTCACCCGAACGGGACGC containing:
- a CDS encoding STM4014 family protein; the protein is MAAGVRFAVVGNPGNRRVTLFADAVRAAGLPGPRVVPWTDVLRRGGARFAPGEIVRVDSPGEDPEVDRMLRGAAEPTRVEGSARWYAGFTAALRSLRGGVRLDDPDEVSVLFDKRRCHAVLDAAGVPVPFSPTSGPDGAPVRGWDDVRTLMRTHRMARLFVKPAHGSSASGVLAVEAGGGRIRATTSVEVTADGRLYNSLRLRRYEDERDVAAVVDALAPDGLHLERWVPKASQQGRATDFRVVVVAGRATHAVVRTSRSPLTNLHLGGRRGDLDAARAAVVAAGGRWSEVLEVCERAAACFPRTLCVGVDLLPAVGWRRMVVGEVNAFGDLLPGLTGLPGSGAEGLDTYGAQVAAVLRGPARPEVPRSAAAAASSLHGHPNGTQAGAPRASARPR
- a CDS encoding STM4015 family protein → MTIGDHLHELYRLPAHAFPGPGTPAGPLPEPDSVAWRISADVYDSEESWTAAFTRFCETVDTTRVRALIVGAWEEAYESDPSEVIEALLAARDRLPALRALFLGDMVMEECEISWINQTDVAPLLTGFPALEEFGVRGGSGLGFTVGQHSALRRLVVETGGLPASVVRGIGAGDLPALEHLDLWLGTPDYGGDSEAADLEPILSGARLPRLRHLALRNSEMQDAVAAAVAAAPVVARLEVLDLSMGVLTDEGAEALLSGQPLTHLKKLDLHHHYLSAAFEKRVRQALEPAGVEVDLDRDDAEEETEEGGTVWRYVSVGE